From a single Bacilli bacterium PM5-9 genomic region:
- a CDS encoding ATP-dependent Clp protease ATP-binding subunit ClpB (product_source=KO:K03695; cath_funfam=1.10.1780.10,1.10.8.60,3.40.50.300; cog=COG0542; ko=KO:K03695; pfam=PF00004,PF02861,PF07724,PF10431,PF17871; smart=SM00382,SM01086; superfamily=52540,81923; tigrfam=TIGR03346) — protein MNPEIFTNKVNEALMNANALAIENKNLNIDTTHLICAILNDKESFVYRVLDNLNVNKEEFRSEMNSLLKSETTSSNLVDQLSVSTNLNSLLLRAEKIMKKMNDEYLSIEHIFLAFVDESDNRFKPVLKRYNLTKNNVKTAIDEIRKNRNVTSKDPEANYDALIKYGRNLVEDVKENKIDPVIGRDEEIRRVIRILSRKTKNNPVLIGEPGVGKTAIVEGLAQRIVRQDVPEGLKDKIIFELDMGALIAGAKYRGEFEERLKAVLAEIKESNGQIILFIDEIHTLVGAGKTDGAMDASNLLKPMLARGELHCVGATTISEYQKYIEKDPALERRFQKVKVDEPTLEDSVSILRGLKERFEIHHGVKIDDEAIIAAVKLSKRYITDRFLPDKAIDLIDEACATIRTEIDSMPAELDELTRRIRQLEIEETSLKKEKNKKTKERLSNIQRELANLREYEEEMKAKWLQEKDEISQIQKIKEELDKAKHDLEQAKSNAQLEDAARLQYGTIPELEKKLAANEVLEISAEDRLLSESVSEDEVAQIVSNWTSIPVSKLIKKDREKILSLEDNLKSMVFGQDEAIEKISDAIIRSRAKIQDPNRPIGSFMFLGPTGVGKTEIAKSLALELFDSKNQIVRIDMSEYMEKHSVSRLVGAPPGYVGFEDGGQLTNAILRKPYSIVLLDEIEKAHKDVFNILLQILDDGQLTDSKGRLVDFKNTIIIMTSNLGSEYMLNHDDDTPKKVDELIKNYFRPEFLNRIDEVITFNALSKDLVKNIVNKFIEEVSLRLKEDNITLKLSEKAMDKVIEYGFDAAYGARPLKRYIQKHIETLIAKEILKDNIMPNEDIIVDYDNDFIIKKL, from the coding sequence ATGAATCCAGAAATTTTTACGAATAAAGTTAATGAAGCATTAATGAATGCAAATGCATTAGCAATTGAAAATAAGAATCTAAATATTGATACTACACATTTGATTTGTGCTATTCTAAATGATAAAGAATCATTTGTATATCGAGTTTTAGATAATCTTAATGTAAACAAAGAAGAGTTTAGAAGTGAAATGAATAGCTTATTAAAAAGTGAAACAACATCAAGTAACTTAGTTGATCAACTTTCAGTAAGTACGAATTTAAATAGCTTGCTATTAAGAGCAGAAAAAATTATGAAAAAAATGAATGATGAATACCTTTCAATCGAACACATTTTTTTAGCTTTTGTTGATGAAAGTGATAATCGCTTTAAACCAGTGTTAAAACGTTATAACTTAACAAAAAATAATGTTAAAACTGCTATTGATGAAATTAGAAAAAATCGTAATGTTACAAGCAAAGACCCTGAGGCTAATTATGATGCATTAATTAAATATGGAAGAAACTTAGTTGAGGATGTAAAAGAAAACAAAATTGACCCTGTAATTGGCCGTGATGAAGAAATAAGACGAGTAATTAGAATTTTATCAAGAAAGACAAAAAATAATCCAGTATTAATTGGTGAGCCTGGTGTTGGTAAAACAGCAATCGTAGAAGGTTTAGCTCAAAGAATTGTACGACAAGATGTTCCAGAGGGATTAAAAGATAAAATAATTTTTGAATTAGATATGGGAGCATTAATTGCTGGTGCAAAATATCGTGGTGAGTTTGAAGAAAGATTAAAAGCTGTTTTAGCAGAGATTAAAGAGTCTAATGGACAAATCATTTTATTTATTGATGAAATACATACGCTTGTTGGTGCTGGAAAAACAGATGGTGCAATGGATGCATCAAACTTGTTAAAACCAATGCTTGCAAGAGGTGAGTTACACTGTGTTGGAGCAACAACAATTTCTGAATATCAAAAGTATATTGAAAAAGATCCTGCCTTAGAAAGAAGATTTCAAAAAGTTAAAGTTGATGAACCTACTTTAGAAGATAGTGTTTCAATTTTAAGAGGTTTAAAAGAACGTTTTGAAATTCATCATGGTGTTAAAATTGATGATGAAGCAATAATTGCAGCAGTTAAATTATCAAAAAGATATATCACTGATCGTTTTTTACCAGATAAAGCAATTGATTTAATTGATGAAGCTTGTGCTACAATTAGAACTGAAATTGATTCAATGCCTGCTGAACTTGATGAGTTAACAAGGCGTATTAGACAATTAGAAATTGAAGAAACATCATTGAAAAAAGAAAAAAATAAGAAAACTAAAGAAAGATTGTCAAATATTCAAAGAGAACTTGCTAATTTACGTGAATATGAAGAAGAAATGAAAGCTAAATGGCTACAAGAAAAAGATGAGATATCGCAAATTCAAAAAATTAAAGAAGAATTAGATAAAGCGAAACATGATTTAGAACAAGCTAAATCAAATGCTCAGCTTGAAGATGCTGCTCGTTTACAATATGGTACTATTCCAGAACTTGAAAAAAAATTAGCTGCTAATGAAGTATTAGAAATTTCAGCAGAAGATCGTTTATTAAGTGAATCAGTTAGTGAAGATGAAGTTGCCCAAATTGTTTCAAATTGGACAAGTATACCTGTTTCTAAATTAATTAAAAAAGATCGTGAAAAAATACTATCGCTTGAAGATAATTTAAAATCAATGGTTTTTGGTCAAGATGAAGCTATTGAAAAAATATCAGATGCTATTATTAGATCGCGTGCTAAAATTCAAGATCCTAATCGTCCTATTGGTTCATTCATGTTTTTAGGACCTACAGGAGTGGGTAAAACAGAAATTGCTAAATCTTTAGCTTTAGAGCTATTTGATAGTAAAAACCAAATAGTGAGAATAGATATGAGTGAATACATGGAAAAACATAGTGTTTCACGTTTAGTAGGAGCACCACCAGGATATGTTGGTTTTGAAGATGGTGGTCAATTAACGAATGCTATTTTAAGAAAACCATATTCTATTGTCTTATTAGATGAGATTGAAAAAGCTCATAAAGATGTATTCAATATACTATTACAAATACTTGATGATGGACAATTAACTGATTCAAAAGGTCGATTAGTTGATTTTAAAAATACAATTATCATTATGACATCAAACCTTGGTTCAGAATATATGTTAAATCATGATGATGATACACCTAAAAAAGTTGATGAATTGATAAAAAATTATTTTAGACCAGAATTTTTAAATAGAATTGATGAGGTTATTACTTTTAATGCTTTATCAAAAGACTTAGTTAAAAATATTGTCAACAAGTTTATTGAAGAAGTGTCATTAAGGTTAAAAGAAGATAATATTACGCTAAAATTGTCTGAAAAAGCAATGGATAAAGTTATAGAATATGGATTTGATGCAGCGTATGGTGCAAGACCATTAAAACGATACATTCAAAAACATATTGAAACATTAATTGCAAAAGAAATTTTAAAAGATAATATTATGCCAAATGAAGATATTATTGTTGATTATGATAATGATTTCATTATAAAAAAGCTCTAG
- a CDS encoding trk system potassium uptake protein TrkA (product_source=KO:K03499; cath_funfam=3.30.70.1450,3.40.50.720; cog=COG0569; ko=KO:K03499; pfam=PF02080,PF02254; superfamily=116726,51735) — MIKTKDVLVIGLGRFGSSIVETLLEKKQRVTVVDMSEQRINKFSRRAEYAKVCDTRNEEVLEQLGVNNFDHVVVAIGSSIESSIITTLLLKDMGVNNITVKASNFQHKSALLKLGIAPGNIIMPEHEMGHKVALTITVPIVADYVSLIGKKYSIIETFPNKTSLSGHNIKDLDIKRKFNVTIAAIKRDDEVIIPDSNTIIGDNDSLIVIGEDGALNNFEQIL; from the coding sequence ATGATAAAAACAAAAGATGTTTTAGTAATTGGTTTAGGAAGATTTGGTAGTTCAATTGTTGAAACATTACTAGAAAAAAAACAAAGAGTAACAGTTGTTGATATGTCAGAACAAAGAATAAATAAATTTTCAAGACGAGCAGAATATGCAAAAGTGTGTGATACTCGTAATGAAGAAGTATTAGAGCAACTTGGTGTTAATAACTTTGATCATGTCGTAGTTGCGATTGGTTCTAGTATTGAATCAAGTATTATAACAACTTTACTTTTAAAAGATATGGGAGTAAATAACATCACTGTTAAAGCAAGCAATTTCCAACATAAATCAGCACTTTTAAAACTTGGCATTGCTCCTGGTAATATCATTATGCCAGAACATGAAATGGGACATAAGGTTGCCTTAACAATTACAGTACCAATAGTTGCTGATTACGTTTCTTTGATTGGAAAAAAATACAGCATTATTGAAACATTTCCAAACAAAACTAGCTTATCTGGTCACAATATAAAAGACCTTGATATAAAAAGAAAATTCAATGTTACAATTGCAGCTATCAAACGTGATGATGAAGTTATAATTCCTGATAGTAACACTATAATTGGTGATAATGATTCACTAATAGTAATTGGTGAAGATGGCGCATTAAATAATTTTGAACAAATACTATAA
- a CDS encoding Trk-type K+ transport system membrane component (product_source=COG0168; cog=COG0168; pfam=PF02386; superfamily=103456; transmembrane_helix_parts=Inside_1_20,TMhelix_21_43,Outside_44_83,TMhelix_84_106,Inside_107_137,TMhelix_138_160,Outside_161_198,TMhelix_199_221,Inside_222_241,TMhelix_242_261,Outside_262_312,TMhelix_313_335,Inside_336_357,TMhelix_358_380,Outside_381_389,TMhelix_390_412,Inside_413_418,TMhelix_419_438,Outside_439_458), whose protein sequence is MKKFKFNFFGKENKKIKFKRNVAYGYIFMILLGGFLLFLPITHANFKGVSMIDAFFVSASAFTDTGLTPIKIADTFNGFGHLIILALIQIGGIGLMTMKAVLFLLVNRKISTSDRMMIYTEQKQTDPNGMVKLIKDAVLIMVSFQFIFTIIICIHMVVNYNYGFLDGLWFSYFHTTAAITNAGFDLTGSSLMPFANDYLFQTYIMFLIVVGGLGFPVLVDIKRFLIAKRNKDVFRFSLFSKISLFTYFVVGIVGFISILILDSKFIFIENEGLKGIYYALFQTISSRSGGLSTMNLNEFSTGTKMVLTALMFIGAAPASTGGGIRTTTLALIFLYLKTYASNKTDVEAFNRRIPQKTIFDAYVSICVAVFMVFAASLFIISFNTKLPIMPIIFEVSSAFGTTGLSLGITPFLDSISKIIIAVLMVIGQLGITNAMIILAKNKEDSNLIRLPEENIAIG, encoded by the coding sequence ATGAAAAAATTTAAATTTAATTTTTTTGGAAAAGAAAATAAGAAAATAAAATTTAAAAGAAATGTTGCTTATGGTTATATTTTTATGATATTACTAGGTGGCTTTTTATTGTTTTTACCAATTACTCACGCTAATTTCAAAGGGGTTAGTATGATTGATGCTTTTTTTGTTTCTGCATCAGCATTTACAGATACAGGTTTAACTCCAATTAAAATAGCCGATACTTTTAATGGTTTTGGACACTTAATAATTTTAGCACTTATTCAAATAGGTGGAATTGGTTTAATGACAATGAAAGCAGTTTTATTTTTACTAGTTAATCGTAAAATTTCAACATCAGATCGAATGATGATTTATACTGAACAAAAGCAAACTGATCCAAATGGAATGGTAAAACTTATTAAAGATGCTGTTTTAATAATGGTTAGTTTCCAATTTATTTTCACAATAATTATTTGTATACATATGGTTGTTAATTATAATTATGGTTTCTTAGATGGGTTATGGTTTTCATATTTTCATACAACAGCAGCCATTACTAATGCTGGGTTTGATTTAACTGGTAGTAGTTTAATGCCTTTTGCAAATGACTATTTATTCCAAACATATATAATGTTTTTAATTGTTGTCGGTGGTTTAGGTTTTCCAGTTTTAGTTGATATTAAAAGATTTTTAATTGCAAAAAGAAATAAAGATGTTTTTAGATTTTCACTATTCTCAAAGATAAGTTTATTTACATACTTTGTTGTTGGAATAGTTGGTTTTATATCTATATTGATATTAGATAGTAAGTTTATATTTATTGAAAACGAAGGATTAAAAGGAATTTATTATGCTTTATTTCAAACCATTTCATCAAGAAGTGGGGGATTATCTACAATGAACTTAAATGAGTTTAGCACAGGGACTAAAATGGTTTTAACTGCACTGATGTTTATTGGTGCTGCACCAGCTTCTACTGGTGGCGGTATTAGAACAACAACTCTTGCTTTAATTTTTCTATATTTAAAAACTTATGCATCAAATAAAACAGATGTTGAAGCATTTAATAGAAGAATTCCTCAAAAAACAATTTTTGATGCTTATGTAAGTATCTGTGTTGCTGTTTTTATGGTTTTTGCAGCCTCACTATTCATTATCTCTTTTAATACTAAATTACCTATTATGCCGATAATATTTGAAGTATCATCTGCTTTTGGTACGACTGGTCTTTCACTTGGGATAACTCCATTCTTAGATTCAATATCTAAAATTATTATTGCAGTGTTAATGGTTATTGGACAATTAGGTATTACAAATGCAATGATTATCCTTGCTAAAAATAAAGAAGATTCAAATTTAATAAGATTACCTGAAGAAAACATTGCTATTGGTTAA
- a CDS encoding starvation-inducible DNA-binding protein (product_source=KO:K04047; cath_funfam=1.20.1260.10; cog=COG0783; ko=KO:K04047; pfam=PF00210; superfamily=47240) yields the protein MKEINLLQTLLADLMKLNVNLHNMHWNVVGYDFAEYHELTEDFYNDVFEKYDDIAEILKTRDVYPVSSLKEYDELSKIKDYEVKDYTKEEITKNLKEIYEYLIASFKEIREEADDNDNYVLVATMEDYIGDYSKKLWMINSRLK from the coding sequence ATGAAAGAGATTAATTTATTACAAACATTATTGGCAGATTTGATGAAGTTAAATGTTAACTTACATAACATGCACTGGAATGTCGTAGGGTATGATTTTGCTGAATACCATGAATTGACTGAAGATTTCTATAATGATGTTTTTGAAAAATACGATGATATTGCAGAAATCTTAAAAACTAGAGATGTTTATCCAGTGAGTTCTTTAAAAGAATATGATGAATTATCAAAAATTAAAGATTATGAAGTAAAGGATTACACTAAAGAAGAAATAACTAAAAATCTTAAAGAAATCTACGAATATCTAATTGCTTCATTTAAAGAAATTAGAGAAGAAGCTGATGATAATGATAACTATGTTTTAGTTGCTACTATGGAAGATTATATTGGTGATTACTCTAAAAAGTTATGGATGATCAATTCTAGATTAAAATAA
- a CDS encoding inner membrane protein (product_source=KO:K07038; cog=COG1988; ko=KO:K07038; pfam=PF04307; transmembrane_helix_parts=Inside_1_27,TMhelix_28_50,Outside_51_64,TMhelix_65_87,Inside_88_93,TMhelix_94_116,Outside_117_130,TMhelix_131_153,Inside_154_159,TMhelix_160_182,Outside_183_335): MDSSSHVCMGVATGLMLANVASNNNIEVNTASIVAISIIANVFPDIDIIFKLKGENAYINNHRGPSHSIFFAFIWILLISTFGYFSVNENYFIYLICATLGISLHIFTDLLNGYGVQFLWPFQKKWIAFGITYTFDAVLIFLHIISFILIFIFKTPILLTFFSVYSIIGLYILISFIYHYFLKKALIKKYGKYKRLILQAKATPFNWKYVYETYDKKFFMGVVRFKTIIQLRYEKRLEVLSPELEKILHNDNNVKAFIDFTPIYNYHIHKRENNIIEIKYYDLRYLMVRKGQLNYTFNCIVQVKDNVVQSSYLGFTLNEENAKKRFEKRKEKYSQ; encoded by the coding sequence ATGGATTCATCTAGTCATGTATGTATGGGTGTTGCAACTGGATTAATGCTTGCGAATGTTGCTTCAAACAATAATATTGAAGTAAATACTGCTAGTATTGTTGCTATTAGTATAATTGCTAATGTCTTTCCAGATATTGATATTATCTTTAAATTAAAAGGTGAAAATGCTTATATAAATAATCACCGTGGACCATCTCATTCAATATTCTTTGCATTTATATGGATTTTATTAATTAGTACATTTGGATACTTTAGTGTTAACGAAAATTATTTTATTTATTTAATATGTGCAACTTTAGGTATTTCATTACACATTTTTACAGACTTATTAAATGGCTATGGTGTTCAGTTTCTTTGGCCATTTCAAAAAAAATGGATTGCATTTGGAATAACCTATACCTTTGATGCGGTACTAATTTTTTTACATATTATCTCATTTATATTAATATTTATTTTTAAAACCCCTATTCTACTTACTTTCTTTAGTGTGTATTCTATTATTGGTCTATATATATTAATATCTTTTATTTACCATTACTTTTTAAAAAAAGCATTAATAAAAAAATATGGCAAATACAAAAGACTAATTTTACAAGCAAAAGCTACACCATTTAATTGGAAGTATGTTTATGAAACATATGATAAAAAGTTTTTTATGGGTGTTGTTCGTTTTAAAACAATAATTCAATTAAGATATGAAAAAAGATTAGAAGTTCTATCACCTGAATTAGAAAAAATTCTTCATAACGATAATAATGTTAAAGCATTTATTGATTTTACACCAATATATAATTATCATATTCATAAAAGAGAAAACAATATTATTGAAATAAAATACTATGATTTGCGTTATTTAATGGTTAGAAAAGGACAACTTAATTATACTTTTAATTGTATTGTTCAAGTTAAGGATAATGTTGTTCAAAGCTCTTATCTTGGATTTACCTTAAATGAAGAAAATGCTAAAAAAAGATTTGAAAAGAGAAAAGAAAAATATTCCCAATAA
- a CDS encoding hypothetical protein (product_source=Hypo-rule applied; superfamily=54334,56784) has product MKIFIDVDNTILEHSGFYSIETESRIHSSIGKFPHENENAIKTMYESAICRNPDIVKKLLFLDNVYILTKYPAIEYEIHKQLRMAEILEISHEELMNLKDSNGNIKYICIDTNSSKVQTVKEMFDIADLSDCILVDDYSYNLIEWENNGGIAIKYYNEYNSPNHPIKGLSISNFKIFTTLLENKSINDLLVSCEDSYMLNLFVKLLNDKANVEYLDILHQVYLDLISKLKVEKMNINSKYNIRSFLIEYYGLMESLNPNYWSSKIKNEINNNCNLSLICASFDTDLRKLNIFENEDNLALKIIEKKESKTTNIYDVYLTLDENAFLTSIDETLNNLIEILNKFILKDDC; this is encoded by the coding sequence ATGAAGATTTTTATTGATGTCGATAATACTATCCTTGAGCATTCAGGGTTTTATTCAATCGAGACTGAAAGTAGAATTCATTCTTCAATTGGAAAATTTCCACATGAAAATGAGAATGCAATAAAAACAATGTATGAAAGTGCTATTTGTCGTAATCCTGATATAGTTAAAAAATTATTATTTTTAGATAATGTTTACATTTTAACAAAATACCCTGCTATTGAATATGAGATACACAAACAATTAAGAATGGCTGAAATTTTAGAGATATCTCATGAAGAATTAATGAATTTAAAAGATAGTAATGGTAATATTAAATATATTTGTATTGATACAAACTCATCAAAAGTACAAACTGTCAAAGAAATGTTTGACATTGCTGATTTAAGTGATTGTATTTTAGTTGATGATTATTCATACAATTTAATTGAGTGGGAAAATAATGGTGGAATAGCAATCAAATATTATAATGAATATAATAGTCCTAATCATCCAATAAAAGGCTTATCTATATCGAATTTTAAGATATTCACAACTCTTTTAGAAAACAAATCTATAAATGATCTTTTAGTTTCTTGTGAAGACTCTTATATGTTAAATTTGTTTGTTAAATTGTTAAATGATAAAGCAAATGTTGAATATTTAGATATTTTACATCAAGTTTATTTAGATTTAATCAGTAAATTAAAAGTTGAGAAAATGAATATTAATTCAAAATATAATATAAGAAGTTTTTTAATTGAATATTATGGTTTAATGGAAAGTTTAAATCCAAATTATTGGAGTTCAAAAATAAAAAATGAAATAAATAATAATTGTAATCTATCTTTAATCTGTGCATCTTTTGATACTGATTTAAGAAAACTAAATATTTTTGAAAATGAAGATAATCTTGCACTTAAAATTATTGAGAAAAAGGAAAGCAAGACAACTAATATTTATGATGTATATTTAACATTAGATGAAAATGCTTTTTTAACTAGTATTGATGAAACACTAAATAATTTAATTGAAATACTAAATAAATTTATTTTAAAGGATGATTGTTAA